The following are encoded together in the Drosophila sechellia strain sech25 chromosome 3R, ASM438219v1, whole genome shotgun sequence genome:
- the LOC6607184 gene encoding tight junction protein ZO-1 isoform X5 has translation MDIVSGSATGNQLVLPNNHFRHESFQQQGDRTTWEYHTVAVTRVPGYGFGIAVSGGRDNPHFANGDPSIAVSDVLKGGPAEDRLQVNDRIISVNGVSLENVEYATAVQVLRDSGNTVQLVVKRRVPLNPINAAGAVQHQHSHSLSSVGLMANGNGGVAPTPLTSLSQPNSLNSSLVQNATSGQPIKVTLTKGGKKDDYGVVLGCRLFVKEISSKAREQLNANGYSMQEGDIITRIHNTNCGDTMSLKEAKKIIDGCKERLNLVVLRDITNQAAVSQLNLNNSASHQASGNIYATHQPQVSGCSSSNNNLEDPYLPGGASYSSQNLYVQPPTRTSNGPNINGNGLNDEKSNLTPRGRSRGPIMDGVSLQQLDRPVTPTRGRSAAIDEPPRPPPPRGSSGGAAQEDFYSSRRQLYEERQSAEPRFISFQKEGSVGIRLTGGNEAGIFVTAVQPGSPASLQGLMPGDKILKVNDMDMNGVTREEAVLFLLSLQDRIDLIVQYCKEEYDEVVTNQRGDSFHIKTHFHCDNPSKGEMAFKAGDVFRVIDTLHNGVVGSWQVLKIGRGHQEMQRGVIPNKSRAEELATAQFNATKKEMNANESRGNFFRRRRSTHRRSKSLSRENWDDVVFSDSISKFPAYERVVLRHPGFVRPVVLFGPVSDLARERLAKDFPDKFSTPLQDDDKSAATSGKCRIVRLSNIRDVMDRGKHALLDITPNAVDRLNYAQFYPVVIFLKTDSKHVIKQLRHGLPKAAHKSSKKLLEQCQKLERVWSHIFSTQIALSDEESWYRKLRDSIDLQQSGAVWMSESKPVESLSDDFLFPMTTSRLSYASSPESDLELSPGPSASLSLGNLPQLVKASSDPSIATNQDNLDRDRDIIGEGLPPPYTVPYDHAVPANPNRRQTMDSSKYSIYGTNVPPQPQQPGVGGDPVAVRPQSLYGINAPDLPPRIDRQSKPGDIPLNTSGSSSRNGTLGRSAQERLFGKAVVQDDVQAEYITRNALVGSGAAETLDRQQQQQQQTHASLERQARLNAQLKANGVGAGGGGASTYDSVSSYDSYNNTQMAMQNLGRLGPNAPDDLKSVPNANGRPLPPTGQSHDYGRTPHDHRSFGGPNDLNRQSSPGRPHYHDMNASRNIDPRNGTPQRPSNLGLESSPRKPLVETKTDYGKYSRNNSVTQADYTKLPKTAPHGVVPPPNVSNGQSQMNGSGTPSSNGSGPFKPVPPPKPKNYRPPVQSGGSSGSGGTTPWENGDSGSPRSPNGFYYPPTPSHHHYGQQATPGSPSNGHMQPPPPQQQQPTYGGSNGNYGQAPPPQPYPQANGYNGNGHHYNGGSGTGPYIAPHRGMPPPIGNLPPHTPERHALDLAGSREQRGSAFELYRKPQIGATAGHHHNMSEMEPYDERYDDYYNMPPPAAHPSQGHHMQRSRSAPRYPHERPPHAQDPNYYGHYGTSRGHSQPRQQYPQHHQQQYYDDHGMEMGPPPLPPHKKKKSVLKSPLVALKNALLKSTRPLRRMNSMVEPERKPKGLRRQQSMLERGVQRPYYPDEYPTYPAGFEERAHGGQGMMQPHPQDAYYQRGGHYAPQQQDMMNSTYQNLEGEDIYGNIGNTVPRMPHHQDNGYGYDQYDLYANRACIDLERRQAEAAAASGGRNGRRIVRRHSTTTADRGGNPGPPRRPMISPGYEQDPQEIYQTRNGAYMLPDQRRAPSSEVMTRRRFYPGAANEQTEEEPLYQSRREMQREMQRNHLYQSKREMQERISQGKRDMEREFSPQSSSSQSEASNPEAIYQSRREAKESALKTRSQLRDQIYQTRREALDSMAEPIYVSKRDMGRPAPIYETREESILQSRENETDEKKEKECKTEQIQVEINAQPEEQIEDSTLSRSDLQKSSDTVIENPARAPLVQDEVDDDEEEEVQDQNDPAESSADQTEQPTAIENNLHNEGMVEQVQNDSDDVFEAADKVSPLAPPPAPVQPPTPRSGRAPFHISNILKRTAPPPSSPIGDSCTSIETQYTSQASLPVGPPNATSTPFSSSMSLPIAGPVNNQPPANGPFPTLPREPSTSRGFFDSNGGTLADKLWHVSLQIPPGAIPAGVRQEIYFTVSDPRMGQAVGGPPLDMENGETMLSPLVMCGPQGLEFLVPVTLNIPHCAGRTASLGLALKATDSEKNLHTEWDNIDLPSNAAAHTVSVKVDHF, from the exons GGTGATCGAACCACATGGGAGTACCACACGGTGGCGGTGACTCGGGTGCCGGGCTATGGATTCGGCATCGCCGTTTCCGGTGGACGTGATAATCCGCACTTTGCCAACGGCGATCCCTCGATAGCAGTTAGCGATGTGCTGAAAGGTGGCCCCGCCGAGGATCGATTGCA AGTCAACGATCGGATAATATCGGTGAACGGCGTCTCCCTGGAGAACGTGGAATATGCCACCGCGGTGCAGGTGTTGCGCGATAGTGGCAACACGGTGCAATTGGTGGTCAAGCGTCGCGTGCCCCTCAATCCCATTAATGCTGCAGGTGCAGTGCAGCATCAGCATTCACACAGTCTTAGTTCGGTTGGTCTAATGGCCAATGGAAATGGAGGAGTGGCACCAACCCCCCTGACGAGTCTGAGTCAACCCAACTCCCTGAACTCTTCCCTGGTGCAGAATGCCACCAGTGGTCAGCCCATCAAGGTGACCCTCACCAAAGGCGGAAAGAAAGATGACTATGGTGTGGTGCTCGGCTGCCGGCTGTTTGTCAAGGAGATCTCCTCCAAAGCTCGCGAGCAACTGAATGCCAATGGTTATAGCATGCAAGAGGGTGACATCATCACTCGCATCCACAACACCAACTGCGGGGACACGATGAGTCTCAAGGAGGCGAAAAAGATCATCGATGGCTGCAAGGAGCGATTGAACCTAGTGGTTCTAAGGGACATTACCAACCAAGCAGCTGTTAGCCAATTGAATCTTAACAATTCAGCCAGCCACCAGGCGTCGGGAAATATATACGCCACGCATCAGCCTCAGGTATCCGGATGTAGCAGCAGTAACAACAATCTTGAAGATCCATATCTGCCGGGCGGAGCCAGTTACTCCTCGCAGAATCTGTACGTGCAACCGCCCACTCGCACCTCCAATGGTCCCAATATCAATGGCAATGGGCTGAACGACGAAAAGAGTAATCTCACGCCGCGAGGTCGATCCCGGGGCCCCATAATGGATGGGGTATCCCTGCAGCAGTTGGACAGACCCGTAACACCGACTCGGGGCAGGAGTGCAGCCATCGACGAGCCGCCACGTCCACCACCACCAAGGGGATCGAGCGGAGGAGCGGCCCAAGAGGATTTCTACAGCTCTCGCAGGCAATTGTATGAGGAGCGTCAGAGTGCCGAGCCGAGATTCATTTCCTTCCAGAAGGAAGGTAGCGTAGGTATCCGGCTAACCGGCGGCAATGAAGCCGGTATATTTGTGACTGCCGTACAACCAGGATCTCCAGCCTCGCTGCAGGGTCTAATGCCTGGCGATAAGATCCTCAAGGTCAACGACATGGACATGAACGGAGTGACGCGCGAGGAGGCTGTGCTCTTCCTGTTGAGCCTCCAGGATCGCATCGATCTGATTGTGCAGTACTGCAAGGAGGAGTACGACGAGGTGGTGACCAACCAACGTGGCGACTCCTTCCACATCAAGACACATTTCCACTGCGATAATCCTTCCAAAGGCGAGATGGCCTTCAAGGCGGGCGATGTTTTCCGGGTGATCGATACCCTGCACAATGGTGTGGTGGGATCCTGGCAGGTGCTGAAGATCGGTCGGGGTCACCAGGAGATGCAGCGCGGCGTAATACCGAACAAGTCGCGAGCCGAAGAACTGGCCACTGCCCAGTTCAATGCCACCAAGAAGGAGATGAATGCCAACGAATCGAGAGGCAACTTCTTCCGGCGACGACG TTCGACGCACCGACGCTCGAAGAGTCTGTCCCGCGAGAACTGGGACGATGTGGTCTTCTCCGACAGCATTTCCAAATTCCCCGCCTACGAGCGTGTCGTTCTGCGCCATCCTGGCTTTGTCCGACCCGTAGTGCTCTTCGGACCCGTATCCGATTTGGCCCGCGAGCGATTGGCCAAGGATTTCCCCGATAAGTTTTCGACTCCATTGCAGGATGACGACAAGTCAGCCGCAACTAGTGGAAAGTGCCGCATCGTAAGGCTCTCGAATATACGCGATGTGATGGATCGCGGAAAGCACGCCCTGCTGGACATTACGCCCAATGCAGTGGATCGTCTCAACTACGCGCAGTTCTATCCGGTGGTGATCTTCCTGAAGACAGACAGCAAGCACGTGATCAAGCAGCTGCGTCACGGACTTCCCAAGGCGGCCCACAAGAGCTCCAAGAAGCTGCTGGAGCAGTGCCAGAAACTGGAGCGCGTCTGGTCGCACATCTTTAGCACCCAGATCGCGCTGAGCGACGAGGAGTCCTGGTACCGAAAGTTGCGCGATTCGATCGATCTGCAGCAGAGCGGCGCCGTGTGGATGTCCGAGTCTAAG CCAGTAGAATCCCTCTCCGACGATTTCCTATTCCCCATGACCACATCCCGACTCTCGTATGCATCAAGTCCCGAATCCGATTTGGAACTGAGTCCCGGCCCATCCGCATCATTGTCGCTTGGCAATTTGCCGCAGTTGGTTAAAGCGAGCTCAGATCCATCGATTGCCACTAATCAGGATAACTTGGATAGGGATAGAGACATAATTGGTGAAGGACTACCACCTCCATATACG GTACCCTACGACCATGCTGTCCCCGCGAATCCCAATCGCCGCCAGACCATGGACTCCAGCAAGTACAGCATCTACGGCACCAATGTGCCAccgcagccgcagcagccggGCGTTGGAGGTGATCCCGTTGCAGTGAGGCCGCAATCCCTGTACGGCATTAATGCTCCCGATCTGCCGCCGCGCATCGATCGTCAGTCCAAACCGGGGGATATACCACTGAACACCTCGGGCTCATCGTCGCGAAATGGCACCCTGGGTCGAAGTGCCCAGGAGCGTCTGTTTGGCAAGGCTGTGGTGCAGGACGATGTCCAGGCGGAGTACATAACCCGAAATGCACTGGTCGGGTCCGGAGCTGCTGAAACACTGGatcgccagcagcagcagcagcagcaaacccACGCATCCTTGGAGCGCCAAGCGCGTTTGAATGCGCAGCTAAAGGCCAACGGAGTAGGCGCCGGAGGAGGTGGTGCATCCACCTACGACAGTGTGTCCAGCTACGACTCGTACAACAATACACAAATGGCCATGCAAAACCTGGGCCGACTGGGTCCCAATGCACCCGATGATCTCAAATCAGTGCCAAATGCAAA TGGTCGCCCCTTGCCTCCGACGGGTCAGTCACACGACTACGGTCGCACTCCGCACGATCATCGCAGTTTCGGAGGACCCAACGATCTGAACCGGCAGAGCAGTCCGGGCAGGCCGCACTACCATGACATGAATGCGTCCCGTAATATCG ATCCACGCAATGGCACACCACAGCGTCCTTCGAATCTGGGCCTGGAAAGCAGCCCACGCAAGCCTTTGGTGGAGACGAAAACGGATTACGGCAAATACAG TCGAAATAACTCCGTAACGCAAGCGGATTACACAAAGCTACCGAAGACGGCGCCACATGGAGTGGTTCCTCCGCCGAATGTGAGCAATGGCCAGAGCCAGATGAATGGCAGCGGAACGCCCAGCAGCAATGGCAGTGGACCCTTCAAGCCGGTGCCACCACCCAAACCCAAAAACTATAGGCCACCTGTGCAGAGTGGTGGTAGCAGTGGCAGCGGTGGCACAACTCCTTGGGAGAATGGG GACTCTGGTTCGCCACGTTCCCCGAATGGCTTCTATTATCCACCAACGCCTTCGCATCATCATTATGGCCAGCAGGCGACTCCTGGTTCACCCAGCAATGGCCACAtgcagccaccaccaccacagcagcagcagcccacCTACGGCGGAAGTAATGGCAACTATGGCcaggcaccaccaccacaacccTATCCGCAGGCCAATGGCTACAATGGGAATGGCCATCACTACAACGGGGGCAGCGGCACAGGACCCTATATTGCACCGCATCGCGGCATGCCACCGCCAATAG GAAACCTGCCGCCTCACACGCCCGAACGTCATGCTCTGGACTTGGCCGGAAGTCGGGAGCAGCGTGGTTCGGCCTTCGAACTGTATCGTAAACCACAAATCGGAGCTACGGCCGGGCACCATCACAACATGAG CGAAATGGAGCCGTACGATGAGCGCTACGATGATTACTATAACATGCCACCCCCTGCCGCCCATCCATCCCAAGGGCATCATATGCAGCGATCCCGATCAGCTCCTCGTTATCCCCACGAGCGACCTCCTCACGCCCAAGATCCCAACTACTACGGCCACTATGGAACGTCCAGGGGACATAGTCAGCCGCGCCAGCAGTATCCTCAGCATCACCAACAGCAGTATTACGATGATCATGGCATGGAGATGGGTCCACCGCCACTGCCGCCACATAAGAAGAAGAAATCGGTGCTTAAGAGCCCACTGGTGGCATTAAAGAATGCGCTGCTTAAGAGTACGAGGCCACTGCGGAGAATGAACAGCATGGTGGAACCGGAGAGGAAACCGAAAGGACTTCGACGCCAGCAATCGATGCTGGAGAGGGGTGTGCAAAGACCCTACTATCCGGATGAGTATCCAACGTATCCAGCTGGCTTTGAGGAGCGTGCCCATGGCGGACAAGGCATGATGCAACCTCATCCGCAAGATGCCTACTATCAAAGAGGTGGTCACTACGCGCCGCAACAGCAGGATATGATGAACAGCACCTACCAGAATCTGGAGGGTGAGGATATCTATGGGAATATCGGCAACACAGTTCCTAGAATGCCACATCACCAGGACAATGGTTATGGATATGACCAATATGATCTCTATGCGAATCGAGCGTGCATCGATCTCGAAAGAAGGCAAGCAGAGGCAGCTGCAGCTTCTGGCGGACGAAATGGAAGGAGAATTGTAAGGCGCCACAGCACCACTACTGCAGATCGTGGAGGAAATCCCGGACCACCTAGGAGGCCTATGATCAGTCCTGGTTATGAACAAGATCCGCAAGAGATCTACCAGACCCGCAACGGAGCCTACATGCTGCCCGATCAGCGAAGGGCGCCCAGTTCGGAGGTAATGACCCGTAGACGATTCTATCCGGGGGCTGCCAATGAGCAGACTGAGGAGGAACCCCTCTACCAATCTCGACGCGAAATGCAGCGTGAAATGCAGAGGAATCATCTGTACCAATCGAAACGAGAAATGCAAGAGAGGATTAGCCAGGGCAAGAGGGATATGGAGCGAGAGTTTAGCCcccagagcagcagcagccagtcGGAGGCCTCCAATCCGGAGGCAATATACCAGAGTCGCCGGGAGGCCAAGGAAAGTGCTCTGAAAACGAGGTCACAACTGAGGGATCAGATCTATCAGACTAGACGGGAAGCCCTGGACAGCATGGCGGAGCCGATCTATGTATCCAAAAGAGATATGGGCAGACCGGCCCCAATCTATGAGACCCGTGAAGAAAGTATCCTCCAGTCCCGAGAAAATGAAACAGATGAAAAGAAGGAGAAGGAGTGCAAAACCGAACAGATTCAGGTGGAGATTAATGCTCAACCGGAAGAACAGATCGAAGATTCGACCTTGAGTCGTTCGGACCTGCAGAAATCTTCGGACACGGTAATAGAAAATCCAGCGAGAGCTCCTCTTGTGCAGGACGAAGTAGATGATGACGAAGAGGAAGAGGTTCAGGATCAGAATGATCCCGCTGAGAGCTCTGCGGATCAGACAGAGCAGCCAACGGCTATTGAAAATAATCTGCACAACGAGGGAATGGTGGAGCAAGTGCAGAATGATTCGGATGACGTGTTCGAAGCAGCAGATAAGGTTTCTCCCCTGGCTCCTCCACCAGCTCCTGTTCAACCGCCGACCCCGCGATCAGGTAGAGCTCCCTTCCACATTTCGAATATCCTTAAGCGAACAGCACCTCCTCCGAGTTCCCCAATCGGCGACAGCTGCACCTCCATCGAAACCCAGTACACATCCCAAGCCAGCTTGCCAGTGGGTCCACCCAATGCGACCAGCACGCCATTCAGTAGCAGCATGTCGTTGCCCATCGCCGGACCAGTAAATAATCAACCTCCGGCCAACGGACCCTTTCCCACTCTGCCCCGTGAACCCAGCACCTCGCGCGGATTCTTCGACTCCAACGGTGGCACTCTGGCGGATAAGCTGTGGCACGTCTCACTGCAAATCCCGCCGGGAGCCATTCCGGCCGGAGTACGACAAGAGATCTACTTCACCGTGAGCGATCCGCGAATGGGACAAGCCGTCGGCGGTCCTCCGCTGGACATGGAAAATG GTGAGACAATGCTGTCACCGTTGGTGATGTGCGGGCCTCAGGGCCTTGAGTTCCTCGTACCGGTTACGCTCAACATACCGCACTGCGCCGGACGAACTGCATCACTGGGACTGGCCCTCAAGGCGACCGATAGCGAGAAGAACCTGCACACCGAGTGGGATAACATCGACCTGCCCAGCAATGCCGCCGCTCACACGGTCTCCGTCAAGGTGGATCACTTCTAA
- the LOC6607184 gene encoding tight junction protein ZO-1 isoform X13 has translation MDIVSGSATGNQLVLPNNHFRHESFQQQGDRTTWEYHTVAVTRVPGYGFGIAVSGGRDNPHFANGDPSIAVSDVLKGGPAEDRLQVNDRIISVNGVSLENVEYATAVQVLRDSGNTVQLVVKRRVPLNPINAAGAVQHQHSHSLSSVGLMANGNGGVAPTPLTSLSQPNSLNSSLVQNATSGQPIKVTLTKGGKKDDYGVVLGCRLFVKEISSKAREQLNANGYSMQEGDIITRIHNTNCGDTMSLKEAKKIIDGCKERLNLVVLRDITNQAAVSQLNLNNSASHQASGNIYATHQPQVSGCSSSNNNLEDPYLPGGASYSSQNLYVQPPTRTSNGPNINGNGLNDEKSNLTPRGRSRGPIMDGVSLQQLDRPVTPTRGRSAAIDEPPRPPPPRGSSGGAAQEDFYSSRRQLYEERQSAEPRFISFQKEGSVGIRLTGGNEAGIFVTAVQPGSPASLQGLMPGDKILKVNDMDMNGVTREEAVLFLLSLQDRIDLIVQYCKEEYDEVVTNQRGDSFHIKTHFHCDNPSKGEMAFKAGDVFRVIDTLHNGVVGSWQVLKIGRGHQEMQRGVIPNKSRAEELATAQFNATKKEMNANESRGNFFRRRRSTHRRSKSLSRENWDDVVFSDSISKFPAYERVVLRHPGFVRPVVLFGPVSDLARERLAKDFPDKFSTPLQDDDKSAATSGKCRIVRLSNIRDVMDRGKHALLDITPNAVDRLNYAQFYPVVIFLKTDSKHVIKQLRHGLPKAAHKSSKKLLEQCQKLERVWSHIFSTQIALSDEESWYRKLRDSIDLQQSGAVWMSESKPVESLSDDFLFPMTTSRLSYASSPESDLELSPGPSASLSLGNLPQLVKASSDPSIATNQDNLDRDRDIIGEGLPPPYTVPYDHAVPANPNRRQTMDSSKYSIYGTNVPPQPQQPGVGGDPVAVRPQSLYGINAPDLPPRIDRQSKPGDIPLNTSGSSSRNGTLGRSAQERLFGKAVVQDDVQAEYITRNALVGSGAAETLDRQQQQQQQTHASLERQARLNAQLKANGVGAGGGGASTYDSVSSYDSYNNTQMAMQNLGRLGPNAPDDLKSVPNANGRPLPPTGQSHDYGRTPHDHRSFGGPNDLNRQSSPGRPHYHDMNASRNIDPRNGTPQRPSNLGLESSPRKPLVETKTDYGKYSRNNSVTQADYTKLPKTAPHGVVPPPNVSNGQSQMNGSGTPSSNGSGPFKPVPPPKPKNYRPPVQSGGSSGSGGTTPWENGDSGSPRSPNGFYYPPTPSHHHYGQQATPGSPSNGHMQPPPPQQQQPTYGGSNGNYGQAPPPQPYPQANGYNGNGHHYNGGSGTGPYIAPHRGMPPPIGNLPPHTPERHALDLAGSREQRGSAFELYRKPQIGATAGHHHNMR, from the exons GGTGATCGAACCACATGGGAGTACCACACGGTGGCGGTGACTCGGGTGCCGGGCTATGGATTCGGCATCGCCGTTTCCGGTGGACGTGATAATCCGCACTTTGCCAACGGCGATCCCTCGATAGCAGTTAGCGATGTGCTGAAAGGTGGCCCCGCCGAGGATCGATTGCA AGTCAACGATCGGATAATATCGGTGAACGGCGTCTCCCTGGAGAACGTGGAATATGCCACCGCGGTGCAGGTGTTGCGCGATAGTGGCAACACGGTGCAATTGGTGGTCAAGCGTCGCGTGCCCCTCAATCCCATTAATGCTGCAGGTGCAGTGCAGCATCAGCATTCACACAGTCTTAGTTCGGTTGGTCTAATGGCCAATGGAAATGGAGGAGTGGCACCAACCCCCCTGACGAGTCTGAGTCAACCCAACTCCCTGAACTCTTCCCTGGTGCAGAATGCCACCAGTGGTCAGCCCATCAAGGTGACCCTCACCAAAGGCGGAAAGAAAGATGACTATGGTGTGGTGCTCGGCTGCCGGCTGTTTGTCAAGGAGATCTCCTCCAAAGCTCGCGAGCAACTGAATGCCAATGGTTATAGCATGCAAGAGGGTGACATCATCACTCGCATCCACAACACCAACTGCGGGGACACGATGAGTCTCAAGGAGGCGAAAAAGATCATCGATGGCTGCAAGGAGCGATTGAACCTAGTGGTTCTAAGGGACATTACCAACCAAGCAGCTGTTAGCCAATTGAATCTTAACAATTCAGCCAGCCACCAGGCGTCGGGAAATATATACGCCACGCATCAGCCTCAGGTATCCGGATGTAGCAGCAGTAACAACAATCTTGAAGATCCATATCTGCCGGGCGGAGCCAGTTACTCCTCGCAGAATCTGTACGTGCAACCGCCCACTCGCACCTCCAATGGTCCCAATATCAATGGCAATGGGCTGAACGACGAAAAGAGTAATCTCACGCCGCGAGGTCGATCCCGGGGCCCCATAATGGATGGGGTATCCCTGCAGCAGTTGGACAGACCCGTAACACCGACTCGGGGCAGGAGTGCAGCCATCGACGAGCCGCCACGTCCACCACCACCAAGGGGATCGAGCGGAGGAGCGGCCCAAGAGGATTTCTACAGCTCTCGCAGGCAATTGTATGAGGAGCGTCAGAGTGCCGAGCCGAGATTCATTTCCTTCCAGAAGGAAGGTAGCGTAGGTATCCGGCTAACCGGCGGCAATGAAGCCGGTATATTTGTGACTGCCGTACAACCAGGATCTCCAGCCTCGCTGCAGGGTCTAATGCCTGGCGATAAGATCCTCAAGGTCAACGACATGGACATGAACGGAGTGACGCGCGAGGAGGCTGTGCTCTTCCTGTTGAGCCTCCAGGATCGCATCGATCTGATTGTGCAGTACTGCAAGGAGGAGTACGACGAGGTGGTGACCAACCAACGTGGCGACTCCTTCCACATCAAGACACATTTCCACTGCGATAATCCTTCCAAAGGCGAGATGGCCTTCAAGGCGGGCGATGTTTTCCGGGTGATCGATACCCTGCACAATGGTGTGGTGGGATCCTGGCAGGTGCTGAAGATCGGTCGGGGTCACCAGGAGATGCAGCGCGGCGTAATACCGAACAAGTCGCGAGCCGAAGAACTGGCCACTGCCCAGTTCAATGCCACCAAGAAGGAGATGAATGCCAACGAATCGAGAGGCAACTTCTTCCGGCGACGACG TTCGACGCACCGACGCTCGAAGAGTCTGTCCCGCGAGAACTGGGACGATGTGGTCTTCTCCGACAGCATTTCCAAATTCCCCGCCTACGAGCGTGTCGTTCTGCGCCATCCTGGCTTTGTCCGACCCGTAGTGCTCTTCGGACCCGTATCCGATTTGGCCCGCGAGCGATTGGCCAAGGATTTCCCCGATAAGTTTTCGACTCCATTGCAGGATGACGACAAGTCAGCCGCAACTAGTGGAAAGTGCCGCATCGTAAGGCTCTCGAATATACGCGATGTGATGGATCGCGGAAAGCACGCCCTGCTGGACATTACGCCCAATGCAGTGGATCGTCTCAACTACGCGCAGTTCTATCCGGTGGTGATCTTCCTGAAGACAGACAGCAAGCACGTGATCAAGCAGCTGCGTCACGGACTTCCCAAGGCGGCCCACAAGAGCTCCAAGAAGCTGCTGGAGCAGTGCCAGAAACTGGAGCGCGTCTGGTCGCACATCTTTAGCACCCAGATCGCGCTGAGCGACGAGGAGTCCTGGTACCGAAAGTTGCGCGATTCGATCGATCTGCAGCAGAGCGGCGCCGTGTGGATGTCCGAGTCTAAG CCAGTAGAATCCCTCTCCGACGATTTCCTATTCCCCATGACCACATCCCGACTCTCGTATGCATCAAGTCCCGAATCCGATTTGGAACTGAGTCCCGGCCCATCCGCATCATTGTCGCTTGGCAATTTGCCGCAGTTGGTTAAAGCGAGCTCAGATCCATCGATTGCCACTAATCAGGATAACTTGGATAGGGATAGAGACATAATTGGTGAAGGACTACCACCTCCATATACG GTACCCTACGACCATGCTGTCCCCGCGAATCCCAATCGCCGCCAGACCATGGACTCCAGCAAGTACAGCATCTACGGCACCAATGTGCCAccgcagccgcagcagccggGCGTTGGAGGTGATCCCGTTGCAGTGAGGCCGCAATCCCTGTACGGCATTAATGCTCCCGATCTGCCGCCGCGCATCGATCGTCAGTCCAAACCGGGGGATATACCACTGAACACCTCGGGCTCATCGTCGCGAAATGGCACCCTGGGTCGAAGTGCCCAGGAGCGTCTGTTTGGCAAGGCTGTGGTGCAGGACGATGTCCAGGCGGAGTACATAACCCGAAATGCACTGGTCGGGTCCGGAGCTGCTGAAACACTGGatcgccagcagcagcagcagcagcaaacccACGCATCCTTGGAGCGCCAAGCGCGTTTGAATGCGCAGCTAAAGGCCAACGGAGTAGGCGCCGGAGGAGGTGGTGCATCCACCTACGACAGTGTGTCCAGCTACGACTCGTACAACAATACACAAATGGCCATGCAAAACCTGGGCCGACTGGGTCCCAATGCACCCGATGATCTCAAATCAGTGCCAAATGCAAA TGGTCGCCCCTTGCCTCCGACGGGTCAGTCACACGACTACGGTCGCACTCCGCACGATCATCGCAGTTTCGGAGGACCCAACGATCTGAACCGGCAGAGCAGTCCGGGCAGGCCGCACTACCATGACATGAATGCGTCCCGTAATATCG ATCCACGCAATGGCACACCACAGCGTCCTTCGAATCTGGGCCTGGAAAGCAGCCCACGCAAGCCTTTGGTGGAGACGAAAACGGATTACGGCAAATACAG TCGAAATAACTCCGTAACGCAAGCGGATTACACAAAGCTACCGAAGACGGCGCCACATGGAGTGGTTCCTCCGCCGAATGTGAGCAATGGCCAGAGCCAGATGAATGGCAGCGGAACGCCCAGCAGCAATGGCAGTGGACCCTTCAAGCCGGTGCCACCACCCAAACCCAAAAACTATAGGCCACCTGTGCAGAGTGGTGGTAGCAGTGGCAGCGGTGGCACAACTCCTTGGGAGAATGGG GACTCTGGTTCGCCACGTTCCCCGAATGGCTTCTATTATCCACCAACGCCTTCGCATCATCATTATGGCCAGCAGGCGACTCCTGGTTCACCCAGCAATGGCCACAtgcagccaccaccaccacagcagcagcagcccacCTACGGCGGAAGTAATGGCAACTATGGCcaggcaccaccaccacaacccTATCCGCAGGCCAATGGCTACAATGGGAATGGCCATCACTACAACGGGGGCAGCGGCACAGGACCCTATATTGCACCGCATCGCGGCATGCCACCGCCAATAG GAAACCTGCCGCCTCACACGCCCGAACGTCATGCTCTGGACTTGGCCGGAAGTCGGGAGCAGCGTGGTTCGGCCTTCGAACTGTATCGTAAACCACAAATCGGAGCTACGGCCGGGCACCATCACAACATGAGGTGA